In Ischnura elegans chromosome 9, ioIscEleg1.1, whole genome shotgun sequence, the following proteins share a genomic window:
- the LOC124165341 gene encoding ejaculatory bulb-specific protein 3-like, which produces MKTATAFLLVSCLVAVAYAGRIYRDTKYTTKYDNVNVDEILRSDRLVKNYFDCLMDKGPCTPEGSELKKSIPDALQTECSKCTEKQKEKAHKVIRHLIENKPDMWSQLEAKWDPTGEYRKKYDAEYKKIKN; this is translated from the exons ATGAAGACCGCAACCGCCTTTCTGCTTGTGTCGTGCCTGGTGGCCGTGGCCTATGCCGGACGTATTTACCGCGACACCAAATACACCACCAAGTACGACAACGTCAACGTGGACGAGATCCTGAGGAGCGACCGTCTGGTCAAGAACTACTTTGACTGTCTGATGGACAAAGGACCCTGCACCCCTGAAGGATCTGAGCTGAAAA AGAGCATCCCTGACGCCCTTCAGACCGAGTGCTCCAAGTGTACGGAGAAGCAGAAGGAGAAGGCTCATAAGGTCATCCGACACCTGATCGAGAATAAACCTGACATGTGGTCCCAGCTGGAGGCCAAGTGGGACCCCACCGGCGAGTACAGGAAGAAGTACGACGCCGAGTACAAGAAGATCAAGAACTAA
- the LOC124165344 gene encoding ejaculatory bulb-specific protein 3-like gives MKTATAFLLVSCLVAVAYAGRIYRDTKYTTKYDNVNVDEILRSDRLVKNYFDCLMDKGPCTPEGSELKKSIPDALQTECSKCSENQKEKAHKVIRHLIENKPDMWTQLEAKWDPTGEYRKKYDAEYKKIKN, from the exons ATGAAGACCGCAACCGCCTTTCTGCTTGTGTCGTGCCTGGTGGCCGTGGCCTATGCCGGACGTATTTACCGCGACACCAAATACACCACCAAGTACGACAACGTCAACGTGGACGAGATCCTGAGGAGCGACCGTCTGGTCAAGAACTACTTTGACTGTCTGATGGACAAAGGACCCTGCACCCCTGAAGGATCTGAGCTGAAAA AGAGCATCCCTGACGCCCTACAGACCGAGTGCTCCAAGTGTTCGGAGAATCAGAAGGAGAAGGCTCATAAGGTCATCCGACACCTGATCGAGAATAAACCCGACATGTGGACCCAGCTGGAGGCCAAGTGGGACCCCACCGGCGAGTACAGGAAGAAGTACGACGCCGAGTACAAGAAGATCAAGAACTAA